In Herbinix luporum, a single window of DNA contains:
- a CDS encoding 6-phosphofructokinase gives MNNLLVAQSGGPTTAINATLVGVLKGARISDKVDKVFGAKNGIEGAINDNLIDLNELLKDTEALDTLTYTPSSALGSCRYKMKDWREDDEPYKKIIDTFIKHEIKYFIYIGGNDSMDTVNKLAEYCKMNNHDFYIMGAPKTVDNDLNLTDHSPGFGSAAKYIATTISEIERDISVYDIPAVTIVEIMGRNAGWLTAASALARVNGGPGPDLIYLCEKDFDNDKFIQDIKDKLAVKPGVLVTISEGIKYSDGSYVSDSISSGAVDNFGHKYIAGSAKALEQLVRNEIGCKVRAIELNLMQRAAAHIASETDIIESQMLGQKAFDCVVNGVTGKMAAIHRLGDNPYQVEFTAVDVSQVANHEKTVPTDWITPEGNDVTEEMMTYLRPLIMGEVNIKYENGIPKQLRLY, from the coding sequence ATGAATAACTTATTAGTAGCACAATCAGGCGGTCCGACAACGGCTATAAATGCCACCCTGGTTGGTGTATTAAAGGGAGCCAGAATTAGTGATAAGGTAGATAAAGTATTTGGCGCTAAGAATGGTATAGAAGGGGCAATTAACGACAACCTGATTGACCTTAATGAATTGCTTAAGGACACAGAGGCTTTAGATACCCTGACCTATACTCCATCATCTGCCCTAGGATCTTGCAGATACAAGATGAAGGATTGGAGAGAAGATGATGAGCCTTATAAGAAAATAATTGATACCTTTATCAAGCATGAAATCAAATATTTTATCTATATCGGTGGAAATGACTCCATGGACACCGTTAATAAGCTTGCAGAATATTGTAAAATGAATAATCATGATTTCTATATTATGGGTGCTCCTAAGACTGTTGATAATGACCTAAATCTTACAGATCACAGTCCCGGATTTGGTTCTGCAGCAAAGTATATTGCTACTACAATTTCTGAAATAGAAAGAGATATCAGTGTATATGATATTCCTGCTGTAACTATCGTAGAAATTATGGGTAGAAATGCCGGTTGGCTTACAGCTGCTTCAGCTTTAGCTAGGGTTAATGGTGGACCAGGTCCTGATTTAATTTATTTGTGTGAAAAGGACTTTGACAATGATAAATTTATTCAGGATATAAAGGACAAGTTGGCAGTAAAGCCCGGTGTTTTAGTTACTATCAGTGAAGGTATTAAATACAGTGACGGTTCATATGTGTCTGATTCCATATCCAGTGGAGCTGTAGACAATTTTGGTCATAAATATATTGCAGGATCTGCCAAGGCATTAGAACAGTTGGTAAGAAATGAAATCGGCTGTAAGGTAAGAGCTATTGAACTTAACCTAATGCAAAGAGCAGCGGCTCATATTGCCAGTGAAACTGACATTATTGAGTCTCAAATGCTTGGCCAAAAGGCATTTGACTGTGTTGTTAACGGTGTGACCGGTAAAATGGCAGCTATTCATAGACTAGGTGATAATCCTTATCAAGTGGAATTTACAGCTGTTGATGTTAGCCAAGTTGCAAACCACGAAAAAACCGTACCGACAGATTGGATTACACCTGAAGGCAATGATGTGACTGAAGAGATGATGACATATCTAAGACCTCTTATTATGGGTGAAGTTAATATTAAGTATGAAAATGGTATTCCTAAACAGTTAAGACTTTATTAA